In the Halichoerus grypus chromosome 4, mHalGry1.hap1.1, whole genome shotgun sequence genome, one interval contains:
- the ILKAP gene encoding integrin-linked kinase-associated serine/threonine phosphatase 2C isoform X1, with protein MDLFGDLPEPERSPRPAVGKEAQKGPLLFDDLPPARSTDSGSGGPLLFDDLPPASSGDSGPLDTSMSQTVKNEEKGAKRKAPEEEKNGSEELVEKKVCKASSVIFGLKGYVAERKGEREEMQDAHVILNDITEECRPPSSLITRVSYFAVFDGHGGIRASKFAAQNLHQNLIRKFPKGDVISVEKTVKRCLLDTFKHTDEEFLKQASSQKPAWKDGSTATCVLAVDNILYIANLGDSRAILCRFNEESQKHAALSLSKEHNPTQYEERMRIQKAGGNVRDGRVLGVLEVSRSIGDGQYKRCGVTSVPDIRRCQLTPNDRFILLACDGLFKVFTPEEAVNFILSCLEDEKIQSREGKPTVDARYEAACNRLANKAVQRGSADNVTVMVVRIGSP; from the exons GCAAAGAAGCTCAGAAGGGGCCTCTGCTTTTTGATGACCTCCCTCCGGCCCGCAGTACTGACTCAG GGTCAGGGGGACCTTTGCTTTTTGATGATCTCCCACCAGCCAGCAGTGGTGATTCAG GTCCTCTCGACACGTCGATGTCGCAGACGgtaaagaatgaagagaaaggagcAAAGAGAAAAGCCCCCGAAGAAGAGAAGAATGGCAGTGAAGAGCTTGTGGAAAAGAAAGTTTGTAAAG CCTCCTCAGTGATCTTCGGTTTGAAAGGCTATGTGGCCGAGCGGAAGGGCGAGCGGGAGGAGATGCAGGACGCCCACGTCATCCTGAATGACATCACGGAGGAGTGTAGGCCCCCGTCGTCCCTCAT TACCCGGGTTTCGTATTTCGCTGTTTTTGATGGTCATGGAGGAATTCGAGCCTCAAAGTTTGCTGCACAGAATTTGCATCAGAACTTAATCAGGAAGTTTCCTAAAG gaGATGTAATCAGTGTAGAGAAAACCGTGAAGAGATGCCTTTTGGACACTTTCAAGCATACTGATGAAGAGTTTCTTAAACAAGCTTCAAGCCA gaagcctgcctggAAGGATGGCTCCACCGCGACGTGTGTTCTGGCCGTGGACAACATTCTCTATATCGCCAACCTCGGAGATAGTCGG GCAATCCTGTGTCGTTTTAATGAGGAGAGTCAAAAGCATGCAGCCTTAAGCCTCAGCAAGGAGCATAATCCCACACAGTACGAAGAGCGAATGAGAATACAGAAGGCTGGAGGAAACGTCAG GGACGGTCGTGTGTTGGGCGTGCTGGAAGTGTCGCGCTCCATCGGGGACGGGCAGTACAAGCGCTGCGGGGTCACCTCAGTGCCGGACATCAGACGCTGCCAGCTGACCCCCAATGACAG GTTCATTCTGCTGGCCTGTGACGGCCTCTTCAAGGTCTTCACGCCAGAAGAAGCGGTGAACTTCATCCTGTCCTGCCTGGAG GATGAGAAGATCCAGAGCCGGGAAGGGAAGCCCACCGTGGACGCCCGCTACGAAGCCGCCTGCAACAGGCTGGCCAACAAGGCGGTGCAGCGGGGCTCGGCGGACAACGTCACCGTGATGGTGGTGCGGATAGGGTCCCCGTGA
- the ILKAP gene encoding integrin-linked kinase-associated serine/threonine phosphatase 2C isoform X2 — protein MASGSGGPLLFDDLPPASSGDSGPLDTSMSQTVKNEEKGAKRKAPEEEKNGSEELVEKKVCKASSVIFGLKGYVAERKGEREEMQDAHVILNDITEECRPPSSLITRVSYFAVFDGHGGIRASKFAAQNLHQNLIRKFPKGDVISVEKTVKRCLLDTFKHTDEEFLKQASSQKPAWKDGSTATCVLAVDNILYIANLGDSRAILCRFNEESQKHAALSLSKEHNPTQYEERMRIQKAGGNVRDGRVLGVLEVSRSIGDGQYKRCGVTSVPDIRRCQLTPNDRFILLACDGLFKVFTPEEAVNFILSCLEDEKIQSREGKPTVDARYEAACNRLANKAVQRGSADNVTVMVVRIGSP, from the exons ATGGCATCAG GGTCAGGGGGACCTTTGCTTTTTGATGATCTCCCACCAGCCAGCAGTGGTGATTCAG GTCCTCTCGACACGTCGATGTCGCAGACGgtaaagaatgaagagaaaggagcAAAGAGAAAAGCCCCCGAAGAAGAGAAGAATGGCAGTGAAGAGCTTGTGGAAAAGAAAGTTTGTAAAG CCTCCTCAGTGATCTTCGGTTTGAAAGGCTATGTGGCCGAGCGGAAGGGCGAGCGGGAGGAGATGCAGGACGCCCACGTCATCCTGAATGACATCACGGAGGAGTGTAGGCCCCCGTCGTCCCTCAT TACCCGGGTTTCGTATTTCGCTGTTTTTGATGGTCATGGAGGAATTCGAGCCTCAAAGTTTGCTGCACAGAATTTGCATCAGAACTTAATCAGGAAGTTTCCTAAAG gaGATGTAATCAGTGTAGAGAAAACCGTGAAGAGATGCCTTTTGGACACTTTCAAGCATACTGATGAAGAGTTTCTTAAACAAGCTTCAAGCCA gaagcctgcctggAAGGATGGCTCCACCGCGACGTGTGTTCTGGCCGTGGACAACATTCTCTATATCGCCAACCTCGGAGATAGTCGG GCAATCCTGTGTCGTTTTAATGAGGAGAGTCAAAAGCATGCAGCCTTAAGCCTCAGCAAGGAGCATAATCCCACACAGTACGAAGAGCGAATGAGAATACAGAAGGCTGGAGGAAACGTCAG GGACGGTCGTGTGTTGGGCGTGCTGGAAGTGTCGCGCTCCATCGGGGACGGGCAGTACAAGCGCTGCGGGGTCACCTCAGTGCCGGACATCAGACGCTGCCAGCTGACCCCCAATGACAG GTTCATTCTGCTGGCCTGTGACGGCCTCTTCAAGGTCTTCACGCCAGAAGAAGCGGTGAACTTCATCCTGTCCTGCCTGGAG GATGAGAAGATCCAGAGCCGGGAAGGGAAGCCCACCGTGGACGCCCGCTACGAAGCCGCCTGCAACAGGCTGGCCAACAAGGCGGTGCAGCGGGGCTCGGCGGACAACGTCACCGTGATGGTGGTGCGGATAGGGTCCCCGTGA
- the ERFE gene encoding erythroferrone → MAPARRPAGARLLLVCAGLLAAAAGLGSPEPREPADSRARQEPGPGNELPAGPGESRAGPPARPSEPTTEGARNFDPRDAWMLFIRQSDKGVNGKRGGRGKARKLKLGLPGPPGPPGPQGPPGPIIPPEVLLKEFQLLLKGAVRQRERTEPEPCTRGPADGTAAIRENEEAAAGDAGVLALLAAPLAPGPRAPRVEAAFHGRLRRDASVERRALHELGGYYLPDAEGAFRRGPGLNLTSGQYTAPVAGFYALAATLHAALAEQPRRGPPRPRDRLRLLICIQSRCQRNASLEAVMGLEGSSELFTISVNGVLYLQTGQYTSVFLDNASGSALTVHSGSHFSAVLLGV, encoded by the exons AtggcccccgcccgccgccccgccggGGCCCGCCTGCTGCTCGTCTGTGCCGGCCTGCTGGCCGCCGCCGCGGGCCTCGGCTCTCCGGAGCCCCGCGAGCCCGCGGACAGCCGCGCCCGCCAGGAGCCGGGCCCCGGGAACGAGCTGCCCGCGGGCCCCGGGGAGAGCCGCGCcgggccgcccgcccgcccgtcG GAGCCCACCACCGAGGGAGCACGTAACTTCGAccccagggatgcctggatgcTCTTCATCAGGCAGAGCGACAAAGGTGTCAACGGCaagaggggaggcagaggcaaGGCCAGGAAGCTGAAG CTTGGCCTGCcagggcccccaggcccccccggcccccagggcCCCCCTGGCCCCATCATCCCTCCTGAGGTACTGCTGAAGGAGTTCCAGCTGCTGCTGAAAG GCGCGGTGCGGCAGCGCGAGCGCACGGAGCCCGAGCCCTGCACGCGCGGCCCCGCCGACGGCACGGCCGCCATCCGGGAGAacgaggaggcggcggcgggcgaCGCGGGCGTGCTGGCGCTGTTGGCGGCCCCCCTGGCCCCGGGCCCGCGGGCGCCGCGCGTCGAGGCCGCCTTCCACGGCCGCCTGCGCCGGGACGCGTCGGTGGAGCGGCGCGCGCTGCACGAGCTGGGCGGCTACTACCTG CCCGACGCCGAGGGCGCCTTCCGCCGCGGCCCCGGCCTGAACCTGACCAGCGGCCAGTACACGGCGCCCGTCGCCGGTTTCTACGCGCTCGCCGCCACGCTGCACGCGG CGCTCGCCGAGCAGCCCAGGCGGGGGCCGCCGCGCCCCCGGGACCGCCTGCGCCTGCTCATCTGCATCCAGTCCCGGTGCCAGCGGAACGC CTCCCTGGAGGCTGTCATGGGCCTGGAGGGCAGCAGTGAGCTCTTCACCATCTCGGTCAATGGCGTTCTGTACCTGCAG ACGGGCCAGTACACCTCCGTCTTCCTGGACAACGCCAGTGGCTCAGCCCTCACGGTGCACAGCGGCTCCCACTTCAGCGCCGTCCTCCTTGGCGTGTGA
- the ILKAP gene encoding integrin-linked kinase-associated serine/threonine phosphatase 2C isoform X3, whose protein sequence is MSQTVKNEEKGAKRKAPEEEKNGSEELVEKKVCKASSVIFGLKGYVAERKGEREEMQDAHVILNDITEECRPPSSLITRVSYFAVFDGHGGIRASKFAAQNLHQNLIRKFPKGDVISVEKTVKRCLLDTFKHTDEEFLKQASSQKPAWKDGSTATCVLAVDNILYIANLGDSRAILCRFNEESQKHAALSLSKEHNPTQYEERMRIQKAGGNVRDGRVLGVLEVSRSIGDGQYKRCGVTSVPDIRRCQLTPNDRFILLACDGLFKVFTPEEAVNFILSCLEDEKIQSREGKPTVDARYEAACNRLANKAVQRGSADNVTVMVVRIGSP, encoded by the exons ATGTCGCAGACGgtaaagaatgaagagaaaggagcAAAGAGAAAAGCCCCCGAAGAAGAGAAGAATGGCAGTGAAGAGCTTGTGGAAAAGAAAGTTTGTAAAG CCTCCTCAGTGATCTTCGGTTTGAAAGGCTATGTGGCCGAGCGGAAGGGCGAGCGGGAGGAGATGCAGGACGCCCACGTCATCCTGAATGACATCACGGAGGAGTGTAGGCCCCCGTCGTCCCTCAT TACCCGGGTTTCGTATTTCGCTGTTTTTGATGGTCATGGAGGAATTCGAGCCTCAAAGTTTGCTGCACAGAATTTGCATCAGAACTTAATCAGGAAGTTTCCTAAAG gaGATGTAATCAGTGTAGAGAAAACCGTGAAGAGATGCCTTTTGGACACTTTCAAGCATACTGATGAAGAGTTTCTTAAACAAGCTTCAAGCCA gaagcctgcctggAAGGATGGCTCCACCGCGACGTGTGTTCTGGCCGTGGACAACATTCTCTATATCGCCAACCTCGGAGATAGTCGG GCAATCCTGTGTCGTTTTAATGAGGAGAGTCAAAAGCATGCAGCCTTAAGCCTCAGCAAGGAGCATAATCCCACACAGTACGAAGAGCGAATGAGAATACAGAAGGCTGGAGGAAACGTCAG GGACGGTCGTGTGTTGGGCGTGCTGGAAGTGTCGCGCTCCATCGGGGACGGGCAGTACAAGCGCTGCGGGGTCACCTCAGTGCCGGACATCAGACGCTGCCAGCTGACCCCCAATGACAG GTTCATTCTGCTGGCCTGTGACGGCCTCTTCAAGGTCTTCACGCCAGAAGAAGCGGTGAACTTCATCCTGTCCTGCCTGGAG GATGAGAAGATCCAGAGCCGGGAAGGGAAGCCCACCGTGGACGCCCGCTACGAAGCCGCCTGCAACAGGCTGGCCAACAAGGCGGTGCAGCGGGGCTCGGCGGACAACGTCACCGTGATGGTGGTGCGGATAGGGTCCCCGTGA